The Octadecabacter arcticus 238 genome contains a region encoding:
- a CDS encoding TrbG/VirB9 family P-type conjugative transfer protein, whose amino-acid sequence MFPRFVVTLAAASIFLASTAFAEVQPRRGTHDARVRVATFVDGEVYQVSTSLTHVTSIEFGPGETIRSIIAGDTEGFLLDGVPGGQAFAIKPVVRGAHTNITVYTNRRSYYFNVTEASAPTFYVIRFRYPEVARDDARAIVRQPANHAYGVSAQAEITPQEIWDDGTFTYFRFAANAPVPAIFRWSTGRERSVNAMAQEDGVIRVSGISARWVLRLADLEVCVQDMSGVAAND is encoded by the coding sequence ATGTTTCCACGGTTCGTTGTGACACTCGCCGCTGCCAGCATATTTCTGGCCAGTACGGCATTTGCCGAGGTCCAACCGCGCCGCGGCACCCATGACGCACGCGTGCGGGTGGCCACATTCGTGGATGGCGAGGTCTACCAGGTCAGCACCAGCCTCACCCATGTCACCAGCATCGAGTTCGGGCCCGGCGAGACCATCCGCTCCATCATTGCAGGCGACACCGAAGGGTTTCTGCTCGACGGCGTCCCCGGCGGTCAGGCCTTCGCGATCAAGCCTGTGGTCCGTGGCGCGCATACCAACATCACGGTCTATACCAACCGGCGCAGCTATTATTTCAACGTGACAGAAGCGTCCGCCCCGACCTTCTATGTGATCCGGTTTCGCTATCCGGAGGTCGCGCGCGATGATGCACGGGCGATCGTACGCCAGCCTGCCAACCATGCCTACGGCGTCAGTGCACAAGCCGAGATCACGCCCCAAGAGATCTGGGACGATGGGACCTTCACGTATTTCCGCTTTGCCGCGAATGCACCTGTCCCCGCGATCTTTCGGTGGTCAACGGGCCGCGAGCGCAGCGTCAATGCCATGGCCCAAGAAGATGGCGTGATCCGGGTTTCGGGTATCAGTGCCAGATGGGTGCTCCGCCTCGCAGATCTGGAAGTCTGTGTTCAGGATATGAGCG